One Deltaproteobacteria bacterium genomic region harbors:
- a CDS encoding transporter substrate-binding domain-containing protein, whose amino-acid sequence MLRKTMLIMALLGVLCTWAEAREVVFAVPQEAYPPVHSVHEDGTVVGFSHELMQAICRHAGITPVMKATPWGTLFDDIAAGKFAASIAASTITDARKKKVDFSDMYFEAEETVVVRKGEGIRKEKDLTNKKIGAWGATTNFEACRTFARFNNAKSVVPFPDTETAMLGLSRGTVDAVFTDSPTAVSYVFENERFAGKLELAFTLPATIPDLFGFAVNKKETELLAQINAGLKALRDSGEYDRLYAKWFPALAKKDESLSWFKWLWK is encoded by the coding sequence ATGCTACGGAAAACCATGCTGATCATGGCTTTGTTGGGCGTGTTGTGCACGTGGGCCGAAGCGCGGGAGGTTGTTTTCGCCGTTCCCCAGGAGGCCTATCCCCCCGTGCATTCCGTGCACGAGGATGGAACGGTTGTTGGCTTCAGCCACGAGTTGATGCAGGCCATCTGCCGTCATGCGGGGATCACCCCCGTTATGAAGGCCACGCCCTGGGGAACGTTGTTCGACGACATCGCCGCCGGCAAGTTCGCGGCTTCCATCGCGGCTTCGACGATCACGGACGCCCGCAAGAAAAAGGTCGATTTTTCGGATATGTATTTCGAGGCGGAAGAGACCGTTGTCGTGCGCAAGGGCGAGGGTATCCGCAAGGAAAAGGATCTGACCAACAAGAAGATCGGCGCGTGGGGCGCCACGACAAATTTCGAGGCCTGCCGGACGTTCGCGCGTTTCAACAACGCCAAGAGTGTTGTCCCCTTTCCGGATACGGAAACGGCCATGCTTGGCTTGTCCAGGGGGACGGTGGACGCGGTGTTCACGGACTCACCGACAGCGGTCAGCTATGTTTTTGAAAACGAGCGGTTTGCTGGAAAATTGGAGCTCGCGTTCACCCTGCCGGCAACAATACCCGATTTGTTCGGTTTCGCGGTCAACAAAAAGGAGACGGAACTTCTGGCCCAGATCAACGCGGGTCTGAAGGCGCTCCGGGACAGTGGAGAATACGACCGGCTGTATGCAAAATGGTTCCCGGCCCTGGCCAAAAAGGACGAAAGTCTGTCCTGGTTCAAATGGTTGTGGAAATAA
- a CDS encoding dihydroorotate dehydrogenase translates to MDQSVRLGSLTLENPIITASGTFGYGLEFMRYGDLSTLGGICLKGISLTPRVGNPMPRIAETPCGMLNAIGLQNVGVETFMKDKLPYIPAGTTLIANLYAQTAEDFGELAAIFAAENKIAALEVNISCPNVRCGGVAFGQDPVMAAQVTTAVKKRAGNKPVMVKLSPNVTDITLIAKAAVDAGADMLSLINTLSGMSVDVRTRKSRLANVVGGLSGPAVKPVALRMVHQVVRAVNVPVIGMGGIASAEDVLEFILVGAHAVQVGTYNFMRPDNAFRLVDEVAALAASLGISSWDEYRGALLA, encoded by the coding sequence ATGGATCAAAGTGTTCGTCTTGGTTCGTTGACCCTCGAAAATCCCATCATCACGGCCTCGGGCACGTTTGGATACGGCCTGGAATTCATGCGCTACGGCGATTTGAGCACCCTGGGCGGCATCTGCCTGAAGGGCATTTCCCTGACGCCGCGCGTCGGCAACCCCATGCCGCGAATCGCCGAGACACCGTGCGGCATGCTCAACGCCATTGGGCTGCAGAACGTGGGCGTGGAAACGTTCATGAAGGACAAATTGCCCTACATTCCGGCCGGGACCACCCTTATCGCCAATCTTTATGCCCAGACGGCCGAGGATTTCGGCGAACTGGCCGCGATTTTCGCGGCCGAGAACAAGATCGCGGCCCTGGAGGTCAACATTTCCTGTCCCAACGTGCGCTGTGGTGGGGTGGCCTTTGGCCAGGACCCGGTCATGGCCGCCCAGGTCACGACGGCGGTCAAGAAGCGGGCCGGGAACAAGCCGGTCATGGTTAAGCTCAGTCCCAACGTGACCGACATCACCCTGATCGCCAAGGCCGCCGTGGACGCGGGCGCGGACATGCTGTCCCTGATCAACACCCTCTCGGGCATGTCCGTGGATGTCCGCACGCGCAAGAGCCGTCTGGCCAATGTGGTCGGCGGGCTGTCCGGCCCGGCCGTGAAACCCGTGGCCCTGCGCATGGTCCATCAGGTGGTCCGGGCCGTGAACGTGCCGGTCATCGGCATGGGCGGCATTGCCTCGGCCGAGGACGTATTGGAGTTCATTCTCGTGGGGGCGCATGCCGTGCAAGTCGGAACGTATAATTTCATGCGCCCGGACAACGCCTTTCGCTTGGTGGACGAGGTCGCGGCCCTGGCCGCGTCCTTGGGCATTTCGTCCTGGGACGAGTACCGGGGCGCGCTTCTGGCTTAG
- a CDS encoding DNA repair protein RecN, whose amino-acid sequence MLETLRIRNLALIDDVELEFCSGLNVLTGESGAGKSFVLRALDFILGERIAADLVRPGRDKAVVEAVFRLDGQELFLRRELTAKSGRSRLFLNDELGSQDRLAELRPRLLLHTSQHGQQRLLAPDHHVEILDAFLDDAHVLEAHREAREALRVLLTRKAEVERRMAGLSERRDFLEFQLAEIRKVDPRPGEEDELLAWRETSKRAEKVRAMAGEAQGLLLGENGLQDALTALERALAGLGETDENFREHARTTGEFRGGLAEMLRDLRLVGSRQAEDFDAEAVEKRLWELQQLQRKLKRSLESILALGAEIEENLSFLDASGLELKRLNKEEGLAATELARTAQALNEAREAAAAALTASLEAELIHLGFSEHLRVLVDFRPQVIHAGPPSIEELRPRFLWVPNPGLDAQPLDRIASGGELSRFLLAVVSLRTKDQLPALLFDEVDSGIGGQTLLKVAERIRLLATRQQVILITHWPQLARLADEHFAIRKEVHDGITFTLCSALSDAQRQAELARMVGEGPMPSTHHDANAFRKSI is encoded by the coding sequence ATGCTCGAAACTCTGCGCATCCGTAACCTCGCCCTCATCGACGATGTGGAGCTGGAATTTTGTTCCGGACTCAATGTGCTCACGGGCGAGTCCGGCGCGGGTAAGTCCTTTGTCTTGCGCGCCTTGGATTTTATTTTGGGCGAGCGAATCGCCGCCGATCTGGTTCGTCCGGGTCGCGACAAGGCCGTGGTCGAGGCCGTGTTCCGCCTTGACGGGCAGGAGCTTTTCCTGCGTCGGGAGTTGACCGCGAAATCGGGGCGGAGTCGGCTTTTCCTCAACGATGAACTGGGCTCCCAGGACCGTTTGGCCGAGCTGCGGCCTCGGTTGCTGCTGCACACCAGCCAACACGGCCAACAGCGCCTTCTTGCTCCCGATCATCACGTCGAGATTTTGGACGCATTCCTGGACGATGCCCATGTTTTGGAGGCTCATCGCGAGGCGCGCGAGGCCCTGCGTGTTCTTTTGACGCGCAAGGCCGAGGTCGAGCGGCGCATGGCTGGTTTGTCCGAGCGGCGGGATTTTTTGGAATTTCAACTGGCCGAGATCCGCAAGGTTGATCCCAGGCCCGGAGAGGAAGACGAGCTCCTGGCTTGGCGCGAGACCTCGAAACGGGCCGAAAAAGTCCGGGCCATGGCTGGCGAGGCCCAGGGCTTGCTTTTGGGCGAGAATGGCTTGCAGGACGCGCTGACCGCCCTGGAACGGGCCCTGGCCGGATTGGGCGAAACGGACGAGAATTTTCGCGAGCACGCCCGGACCACGGGCGAGTTTCGTGGCGGTCTGGCCGAGATGCTGCGGGATTTGCGACTCGTGGGTTCCCGCCAGGCCGAGGATTTCGACGCCGAGGCCGTGGAGAAACGACTGTGGGAGTTGCAGCAGCTCCAGCGCAAGCTGAAGCGTTCCCTGGAGTCCATTTTAGCCCTGGGCGCGGAGATCGAGGAAAATTTGTCATTTTTGGACGCCAGCGGTCTGGAATTGAAGCGTTTGAACAAAGAGGAGGGGCTGGCCGCGACGGAATTGGCGCGGACCGCCCAAGCCCTGAACGAGGCCCGCGAGGCAGCCGCCGCCGCCTTGACCGCGAGTCTCGAAGCGGAATTGATCCATCTTGGATTTTCCGAGCATCTGCGGGTTTTGGTCGATTTCCGTCCCCAGGTCATTCATGCCGGCCCGCCGTCCATCGAGGAATTGCGGCCGAGGTTTTTGTGGGTTCCCAACCCGGGCCTGGACGCCCAACCCCTGGACCGCATTGCCTCGGGGGGCGAGTTGTCCCGCTTTTTGTTGGCCGTGGTCAGTCTGCGGACCAAGGACCAGCTTCCGGCCCTGCTTTTCGACGAAGTTGATTCCGGCATTGGCGGTCAGACCCTGCTCAAGGTCGCGGAGCGCATCCGGTTGCTGGCCACCCGCCAGCAGGTCATCCTGATCACGCACTGGCCCCAGCTGGCCCGTCTGGCCGACGAGCACTTCGCCATCCGCAAGGAAGTGCACGACGGCATCACCTTTACCCTGTGTTCGGCCCTGTCCGACGCCCAGCGCCAGGCCGAACTGGCGCGCATGGTCGGCGAGGGTCCCATGCCATCCACGCATCACGACGCGAACGCGTTTAGGAAATCCATATGA
- a CDS encoding dihydroorotate dehydrogenase electron transfer subunit gives MIDSQTPCRELTVLSCEPGSDPTLIDLFLENPGWSCKCGQFVMVRPVHWGAELVWPRPFSICDLSGKGLRLLFQTVGRGTHRLAELVPGQKVTVWGPLGRWFRIDETRPNLILAGGVGIAPFVMLARREKIDNLTMLFGHRLDLEHYPYAEIAARIPSEAMQQKGPADIAAFETVLSERIKALAGVGQVLACGPEPMLKVVRKYCLLHGTDGQVSLENRMACGVGACLGCVGKTTQGDYVQSCVHGPVFDVRDIDLGA, from the coding sequence ATGATAGATAGTCAAACTCCGTGCCGGGAGCTCACGGTTTTGTCCTGCGAGCCCGGCTCCGATCCGACCCTGATTGATCTGTTTCTTGAAAATCCCGGCTGGTCCTGCAAATGTGGCCAGTTTGTCATGGTCCGGCCCGTTCATTGGGGCGCGGAACTTGTCTGGCCGCGTCCATTTTCCATTTGCGACCTGTCCGGGAAGGGACTGCGCCTTTTGTTCCAGACCGTGGGCCGGGGCACGCATCGTCTGGCCGAACTTGTTCCCGGTCAGAAAGTCACGGTCTGGGGGCCCCTGGGGCGCTGGTTCCGCATCGACGAAACCCGGCCCAACCTGATTCTGGCCGGCGGCGTGGGCATCGCCCCGTTTGTCATGCTCGCCCGTCGCGAAAAAATCGACAATCTGACCATGCTTTTCGGCCACCGTCTTGACCTGGAGCATTACCCCTACGCCGAGATCGCGGCCCGCATTCCCAGCGAGGCCATGCAGCAGAAGGGGCCGGCGGATATCGCCGCCTTCGAGACCGTGCTTTCGGAGCGGATCAAGGCCCTGGCCGGAGTGGGGCAGGTCCTGGCCTGCGGCCCGGAACCCATGCTCAAGGTGGTGCGCAAATATTGTCTGCTCCACGGCACGGATGGTCAGGTTTCCCTGGAAAACCGCATGGCCTGCGGCGTGGGCGCGTGTCTGGGCTGCGTGGGCAAAACCACCCAGGGCGATTACGTGCAAAGTTGCGTGCATGGTCCTGTTTTTGACGTGCGTGATATCGATTTGGGAGCATGA